From Perognathus longimembris pacificus isolate PPM17 chromosome 4, ASM2315922v1, whole genome shotgun sequence, one genomic window encodes:
- the LOC125350852 gene encoding 60S ribosomal protein L23a-like: protein MAGHQVAPKAKKGAPAPPKAKAKEKALKDKKAVLKGIHSHKKKKISTSPTFRWPNMLRLQRQPKYPRKSALRTNKLDHYAIIKFPLTTESAMKKIEDNNTLVFIVDVKANKHQIKQAVKKLYDIDVTKVNTLIRPDGDKKVYVQLAPDYDALDVANKIGII, encoded by the exons ATGGCAGGGCACCAG GTAGCACCCAAAGCGAAGAAGGGAGCTCCAGCCCCTCCTAAAGCCAAAGCCAAGGAAAAGGCTTTGAAGGACAAGAAGGCAGTGCTGAAAGGTATCCACagccacaaaaagaagaagataagTACTTCACCCACCTTCCGGTGGCCCAATATGCTGCGGCTCCAGAGACAGCCCAAATACCCTCGGAAGAGTGCCCTGAGGACAAACAAGCTTGATCACTATGCTATCATCAAGTTCCCCCTGACCACTGAGTCAGCCATGAAGAAGATAGAAGACAACAACACACTTGTGTTCATTGTGGATGTCAAGGCCAACAAGCATCAGATCAAACAGGCTGTGAAGAAGCTCTATGACATTGATGTAACTAAGGTCAATACCCTGATCAGACCTGATGGAGACAAGAAAGTATATGTTCAACTGGCTCCTGATTATGATGCCTTAGATGTTGCCAACAAAATTGGAATCATCTAA